In the genome of Neisseria lactamica, the window GCAGCCAGCCGCCGAACAGGCGGGTATTACAGGTACGTTGGACAACGTAGTATGATGTGCCGATCAGGCCGCAGCCTCCGAATGCGAAAATAACCGCATTGGTGTGCAGCGGACGCAGGCGGCCGAAGTGGAACCAAGGTCCGATATTAGACAAGTCGAGGGCGGGAGCGAAAAGCTGGGCGGCAACGATAACGCCGACCAACATGCCCACAATTCCCCAAACTACAGTCATGATGGCGAACTGGCGCACCACTTTGTAGTTGTAAGTTTGTGTGTCCATAAGAGTCTCCATGAATTTATGGGAATAAAGATTTTTATCCTGCCGCTTCCGCAACCTGTTTAAGGCGCAATCCAGGCAAGCATATTTTTTCTAAATTTAACATATCTGCCTTATTACGCCAAGCGGAATTACATTCCCGACACCGGAGAGCCTGTTTCTTAATTCATTTTTTATTCTATATAAATCATATTGTTATAATGTATTACAACCCGACCGCCATTACTTTTGTTTCCAATTTTCCCTTTTTGTGGCACTTTATTGATGTAGGTTAAGCTGCATTTTAAAGGCATTTAATCTATCCCGTTTAACGATATATTTGATAGTTATGATTCATTACAGAATAATCCCCTCCCCTCTCGACCACGAATGGCACATCCTGCTGACATTTGTGCAAGATAATGATATTCCTGTTGAAATAAGCCTTCCGAATTGGGTGCCGGGCAGTTATCTGATTCGGGATTTTTCCCGCCACATCACTTCTATCCATGCATCCTGTAACGGCACGTCCATACCGCTCGAACAAATTGCAAAAAACCGCTGGCATGCCGCCGCCGTACGCGGAGAGTGGCAAATCCGCTACACCGTATATGCATTCGATTTGTCGGTTCGAGGTTCTTTCCTGACGACAGAACGCGGTTTTTTTGACGGGGCGTGCCTGTTTTTGAAAGTCGAGGGGAAAGAAATGCTGCCGCACCGCTTGGAATTGTCGGGTATTCCGGAAGGGTGGAGTGTTGCCACAACGCTGCCGGAAACGGGACGGTACGACTTTCAGACGGCATCTTATGCCGAATTGATCGATCGACCTGTCGAGATGGGCTTGATTGAATTTTTAGATTTTGAGGTGGCAGGCATTCCGCACACGATTGCCTTAAGCGGCATATATCCCGATTTCGACCGCGACAGGCTGGTTTGGGACATCCAAAAAATCTGCGAAACCGAATTGGCAATGTTTTCCTCCCCTGCCCCATTTGAGAAATATTTGTTCCTGCTCCATGTCGGCGACCATATTTACGGCGGTTTGGAACACGCTGACAGCACCGCCCTGCTCGCCGACCGCCACAGCCTTCCGCCGTACCCGTACCGTATAACCGATGCCGACGATGCCTACACCACATTGCTCGGACTTTTCTCCCACGAATATTTTCACGCGTGGAACGTCAAATCCATCAAACCTGCCGCATTCGTCCCTTATGACCTCGACAAAGAAAACTATACCGAACAACTATGGGCATTCGAAGGCATTACATCCTATTACGACGATTTGTTTTTGGCACGCAGCCGCACCATCTCGCCCGAATCTTATTTAAACCTGCTGGCACAAGGCATTACGCGCGTACAACAAACCCGCGGCCGTTTGAGGCAGACCTTGGCGGAATCGAGTTTTACCGCGTGGAACAAATTTTACAAACCGGATGAAAACAGTCCGAACGCCATCGTCAGCTACTACCAGAAAGGCGCGCTTGCCGCATTGTGCCTTGATCTGATAATACGCAACCGAAGCAACGGCAGACATTCCCTTGATACGGTAATGGACAAACTCTATCGGGAGTGGAGGGACACACACTCGGGTATTCCGGAAAAACACTGGCAAATCCGTTGTCAGGAAATTACCGGCTTGGATTTGACAGATTTTTTTCAGACGGCATTGTACAGCACCGAAGATTTGCCGCTTGCCGAATGCCTGGCAACCGCAGGCGTGAAACTGACCTTCCTGCAGCTTCCCCGACAACACGGCGGCGGATATTCGGAACACATCTGCCCCATCCCGCCGACGGGCGATTTCGGCGCACGCTTCAAACAAAACGCCGACCATATCGTCCTGACCCATGTCTTCAACGGCGGCAACGCGGAATCTGCGGAACTGTACCCGCAAGACAAAATCATTGCTTTAGACGGTTATGCCTGCACCGACTTTGCCGCACAATGGGCCCGATACCCCTTCGGGGCAAGAATCAATATCCACTTCTTCCGTGCCGGCGTATTGCGTCAAACCGTCTTGTGGGTTAAGGCAGCGGCGGCGGATACTGCTATCCTACATATCACAGACCGGAACCTGTTGGAAAACTGGTTGTTCGGTTAAACTTTCAGACGGCATTGCACACAAAATGCCGTCTGAAAGACTTTCAGACGGCATTCGTTCAAGCGTCAAACTTTATTGCGCCTTGGTTTCCGTTACAAAACCGATTTTGGTAATCCCTGCCTGACGGGCGGCCTCCAACGCTTTGTTTACATAATCGTATTCTACCGCCTTGTCTGCCGCAATGGCCACAATCACGTTTTCATTCTGCTCCTTGGCGGCTTTCAGACGGCTTTCCACTTCCCCGATTTCCACTTTGCTTGCAGAATCTCCGCCGACATAATAACCGCCGTTTGCATCAATCGTCAGGCGCAAGGGATCTTTAGGCTGTTTATCCTG includes:
- a CDS encoding ExbD/TolR family protein, with protein sequence MAFGSMNSGDDSPMSDINVTPLVDVMLVLLIVFMITMPVLTHSIPLELPTASEQANKQDKQPKDPLRLTIDANGGYYVGGDSASKVEIGEVESRLKAAKEQNENVIVAIAADKAVEYDYVNKALEAARQAGITKIGFVTETKAQ
- a CDS encoding M61 family metallopeptidase — protein: MIHYRIIPSPLDHEWHILLTFVQDNDIPVEISLPNWVPGSYLIRDFSRHITSIHASCNGTSIPLEQIAKNRWHAAAVRGEWQIRYTVYAFDLSVRGSFLTTERGFFDGACLFLKVEGKEMLPHRLELSGIPEGWSVATTLPETGRYDFQTASYAELIDRPVEMGLIEFLDFEVAGIPHTIALSGIYPDFDRDRLVWDIQKICETELAMFSSPAPFEKYLFLLHVGDHIYGGLEHADSTALLADRHSLPPYPYRITDADDAYTTLLGLFSHEYFHAWNVKSIKPAAFVPYDLDKENYTEQLWAFEGITSYYDDLFLARSRTISPESYLNLLAQGITRVQQTRGRLRQTLAESSFTAWNKFYKPDENSPNAIVSYYQKGALAALCLDLIIRNRSNGRHSLDTVMDKLYREWRDTHSGIPEKHWQIRCQEITGLDLTDFFQTALYSTEDLPLAECLATAGVKLTFLQLPRQHGGGYSEHICPIPPTGDFGARFKQNADHIVLTHVFNGGNAESAELYPQDKIIALDGYACTDFAAQWARYPFGARINIHFFRAGVLRQTVLWVKAAAADTAILHITDRNLLENWLFG